One Saimiri boliviensis isolate mSaiBol1 chromosome 5, mSaiBol1.pri, whole genome shotgun sequence genomic window carries:
- the LOC120364282 gene encoding small nuclear ribonucleoprotein F, with the protein MSLPLNPKPFLNGLTGKPVMVKLKWGMEYKGYLVSVDGYMNMQLANTEEYIDGALSGHLGEVLIRCNNVLYIRGVEEEEEDGEMRE; encoded by the coding sequence ATGAGTTTACCCCTCAATCCAAAACCTTTCCTCAATGGACTAACAGGAAAGCCAGTCATGGTGAAACTTAAGTGGGGAATGGAGTACAAGGGCTACCTGGTATCTGTAGATGGCTACATGAACATGCAGCTTGCAAATACAGAAGAATACATAGATGGAGCATTGTCTGGACATCTGGGTGAAGTTTTAATAAGGTGTAATAATGTCCTTTATATCAGAGgtgtggaagaagaggaagaagatgggGAAATGAGAGAATAG